Within Desulfocurvus vexinensis DSM 17965, the genomic segment GCCGCTTCGACCTGCTGGCCGTGGTCCAGGACCAGGGCCGCACGCTGGTGGAGCACGTGGAGAACGCCTTCGACCTGGACCCCGGGCAGACCGGGGAGGGAGGCTGGCAGCCATGGTGAAGGACACCCCCGCCGCAGCGCTGGCCAGCGCGCTGTACGTGGTGGCCACGCCGCTGGGCAACCTGGGCGACCTGTCGGCGCGCGCGCGCGCGGTGCTGGCCGGGGCCGACCTCGTGCTGGCCGAGGACACCCGCCGCGCCGGCACGCTGTTCAAGGCCCTGGGCATCCCGGCCCGGGGGTTTTTGAGCTGCCACGAGCACAACGAGAAGGAGCGCCTGGGCCGCGTGCTGGAACTGCTGGGCCAGGGCGGCAGCGCGGCGCTGGTGTCCGACGCGGGCACGCCGCTCTTGTCCGACCCCGGGTTCGCCCTGGTGCGCGCCTGCCGCGAGGCCGGGCTGGCCGTGGTGCCCGTGCCGGGGCCCAGCGCGCCCCTGGCGGCGCTCATGGCCTGCGGGCTGCCCCCGCTGCCGTTCACCTTCCTGGGCTTTCTGCCCCGGTCGGGCGGCGACCGCCGCCGTCTGCTGGAGACCCACGGCGCCACCGGGGCCACGCTGGTTTTTTTCGAGCGCAAGAACCGGCTC encodes:
- the rsmI gene encoding 16S rRNA (cytidine(1402)-2'-O)-methyltransferase gives rise to the protein MVKDTPAAALASALYVVATPLGNLGDLSARARAVLAGADLVLAEDTRRAGTLFKALGIPARGFLSCHEHNEKERLGRVLELLGQGGSAALVSDAGTPLLSDPGFALVRACREAGLAVVPVPGPSAPLAALMACGLPPLPFTFLGFLPRSGGDRRRLLETHGATGATLVFFERKNRLMDSLEAAHAVLGPREVCIARELTKIHEAFTIGRLDALGELDVPLLGEFTVVVGPPAPGTRAVDEDGLRAILREELAAGGKPREVARRAAARAPGWTTGQAYDLLGGLNG